A genomic region of Dunckerocampus dactyliophorus isolate RoL2022-P2 chromosome 10, RoL_Ddac_1.1, whole genome shotgun sequence contains the following coding sequences:
- the nek1 gene encoding serine/threonine-protein kinase Nek1 isoform X6 — protein sequence MCTLKHAFEAGNMKNLVLKIIRGSYPPVSVHYSQELRSLLAQLFKHNPRERPSVSSILDKPFLSCRIQRFLTPQVIAQEFHHTFIHKHHKMGAHQGSSAKRPAHGSIPSSAAKITKPACKYGVPLTARKVSDVTKKPAERKPAVKHKPAPHRRVSQGEEERRKQQETMKKRKLELTEKEKNQKEQMLLLKAEQVKRYEKEKISRINHAREQGWKNVLISSVGSPERKCYLGGGKRAAGDLEVETYHNALDQMAKQQSVDRGIIREGHGTPTRNVPAAAGPVLPNGRAQAVNAEVVKRQLQRLQHISKQSHISRQRHFAVERAYQVEEFLQRKKEAMLYKVRAEGQLGTRQNRAAIFGGQVCSARFTRPKVNKEEEEYLARLKQIRLQNFNERQQIKARLRGEKYDSDGSDSQESSDEAQLRRKKIAALKAQANVRAAVLKEQLEKKRREAHEREKKAWDDHIAAREGKVCMAAGDMASAGGDSATSQSSMPSTGDKTSVLPEPEPSIPVISMTAALKNVGAITPIKETPPATAAVVVIQSEKRQILNRLNLNLKVQSTVDEVEESATSPKEQSSASQQNQPDAENPPPSEDQKKNWDPAEPSALPAGVPTSENFCVMTTTAASVPPEDRPPSGGDRKKWEAVAPFILPITQQTLEETCIPTIEQTVGEVMQMGALPQEAQRKVWGPSPASQVLKVLQEAEVQPLTQLLETVSMCEEAFSSPDKSNQIVAGEAASPSKEVDSSQYRTAIVQSPEGPLESAAPAEASHPENASGMEEHTLPQSLADIQEPADVESMVLEDVPKASHPSTGLHHAWEKEAQEPMPPEGDASQGEAATGNADGPSQGEEPLFTKLRSPAHRRTSALALLSAQSSVDESSSSIASRSRSVSPLRSKQHNALLIGLSTGMFDSNNPKMLRTCSLPDLSRIFSSQRDSVMTTDDNAAPNSILENEDQDEVKDDDQSETEDVYEDEDLREIRASMERLLHEENDLMRNTAHDGTGDFNGNPNGEDEDLFNRMAVELEQDNNQMAVGDDDNDADDVAADDDEGEEEDEEDEDRSNGSPGDEEAGELLSNGVGEGNNSQLNEEWHSDSSEEEGEAELYDSIFSRLEEHRFNLEQQMGFEKFIEAYNKIKAIRDDEDDNIDLGSSLAFSILGTEHQHLYPNILHLVMADGAYQEGNDKCLSQWSNWQQ from the exons ATGTGCACCCTTAAACATGCA TTTGAGGCTGGAAATATGAAGAACCTAGTTCTGAAGATCATCCGTGGCTCATATCCTCCCGTGTCCGTTCACTACTCCCAAGAACTGCGCTCCCTTTTGGCACAACTTTTTAAACACAACCCCAGAGAAAGGCCGTCAGTCAGCAGCATACTGGACAAACCTTTCCTTTCTTGCAGGATCCAAAGGTTCCTCACACCACAG GTCATTGCTCAGGAATTTCATCATACTTTTATTCACAAGCACCATAAAATGGGTGCACATCAGGGGTCATCAG CTAAGCGTCCTGCCCATGGTTCCATACCATCTTCCGCAGCCAAGATTACCAAACCAGCATGCAAATATGGAGTGCCTTTAACTGCAAGAAAGGTGTCCGACGTAACCAAAAAACCTGCAGAAAGGAAACCTGCTGTTAAACATAAACCG GCCCCCCACAGAAGAGTGAGTCAAGGGGAAGAAGAGAGGAGAAAACAG CAGGAGACtatgaaaaaaagaaagctgGAGCTGACCGAGAAAGAAAAGAATCAGAAAGAACAG ATGTTGCTGTTGAAAGCAGAACAAGTGAAGCGGTATGAAAAGGAAAAG ATTAGTCGCATAAACCACGCCAGAGAGCAAGGATGGAAAAATGTCTTGATCTCAAGTGTTGGCAGCCCAGAGAGGAAG TGTTATTTAGGTGGTGGAAAAAGGGCGGCGGGTGATCTGGAGGTGGAAACCTACCACAATGCTCTTGACCAAATGGCAAAACAACAGTCAGTCGACAGAGGGATCATCAGGGAGGGACACGGCACTCCCACTCG CAATGTACCAGCTGCTGCTGGCCCAGTGCTGCCCAATGGCCGTGCCCAAGCTGTAAACGCCGAAGTGGTTAAGAGACAACTACAGAGGTTGCAGCACATTTCTAAACAAAGCCATATTAGCAG GCAGCGTCACTTTGCTGTTGAACGAGCCTATCAGGTTGAGGAGTTTCTACAACGTAAAAAAGAAGCCATGCTTTACAAAGTCCGGGCTGAAGGACAGCTG GGGACTCGCCAAAACCGGGCAGCAATCTTTGGAGGCCAAGTTTGTTCGGCTCGGTTCACAAGACCCAAAGTCAACAAAGAGGAGGAG GAATATCTAGCCAGACTCAAGCAAATCCGCTTGCAGAACTTCAACGAGCGGCAGCAGATCAAAGCCAGACTGAGAGGAGAAAAG TATGACAGTGACGGTTCAGACAGCCAGGAGTCGAGTGACGAGGCTCagttgaggaggaagaagataGCGGCTTTGAAA GCTCAAGCTAACGTCCGTGCTGCTGTACTGAAAGAGCAATTAGAGAAGAAGCGGAGAGAGGCGcatgagagagaaaaaaaggcatgGGATGACCAT ATCGCAGCTCGGGAAGGGAAGGTGTGCATGGCAGCAGGAGACATGGCTTCGGCAGGAGGAGATTCTGCAACCTCTCAATCCTCCATGCCCAGCACGGGTGACAAAACTTCAGTCCTACCAGAGCCTGAACCCTCCATTCCTGTTATATCCATGACTGCTGCCCTGAAGAATGTTGGAGCT ATTACTCCGATAAAAGAGACCCCGCCTGCCACAGCGGCTGTTGTAGTCATTCAG AGTGAGAAGAGGCAGATCCTGAACAGACTTAATCTAAATCTAAAAGTCCAGAGCACCGTGGATGAAGTGGAGGAGTCAGCAACCAGCCCTAAAGAGCAGAGTTCAGCTTCCCAACAGAACCAGCCTGATGCAGAGAATCCCCCTCCCAGTGAAGATCAGAAGAAAAACTGGGATCCAGCAGAACCTTCTGCGCTTCCTGCTGGTGTGCCAACTTCGGAGAATTTCTGCGTGATGACAACCA CAGCTGCCTCAGTGCCTCCAGAAGATCGTCCACCTTCTGGCGGAGACCGGAAGAAGTGGGAGGCAGTAGCTCCATTTATCCTCCCTATAACCCAACAAACTCTGGAGGAGACATGCATACCAACTATAG AGCAAACAGTGGGTGAGGTAATGCAGATGGGTGCGCTGCCACAAGAAGCTCAAAGGAAGGTATGGGGACCGAGTCCAGCCTCTCAAGTACTGAAAGTGCTTCAGGAGGCAGAAGTTCAGCCACTCACTCAGCTGTTGGAGACGGTCAGCATGTGCGAAGAGGCCTTCAGTAGCCCTG ATAAGTCCAACCAGATAGTCGCAGGGGAAGCAGCGAGTCCATCTAAAGAGGTTGATAGCTCACAGTACAGGACCGCTATTGTTCAGAGCCCAGAGGGTCCATTGGAAAGTGCTGCTCCCGCAGAGGCCTCACATCCAGAAAATGCAAGTGGGATGGAAGAGCACACGCTGCCACAAAGTCTTGCCGATATCCAAG AGCCAGCAGATGTGGAATCAATGGTTTTGGAAGATGTCCCTAAAGCATCACACCCTTCGACGGGCCTGCATCATGCATGGGAGAAGGAGGCTCAAGAGCCAAT GCCACCAGAGGGCGATGCAAGCCAAGGAGAAGCAGCCACAGGCAACGCGGACG GTCCATCACAGGGCGAGGAACCCCTGTTTACAAAGTTGCGTTCTCCAGCTCACAGACGCACATCTGCTCTTGCCCTCCTCTCGGCTCAGTCTTCAGTGGATGAATCCTCCTCCTCTATAGCGTCTCGCTCACGCTCGGTTTCGCCTCTGCGCTCCAAGCAGCACAATGCTCTCCTCATTGGGCTCTCTACAGGCATGTTTGACTCCAACAACCCCAAG ATGCTGCGGACATGCTCCCTTCCAGACCTCAGTCGAATCTTCAGCTCTCAGCGGGACTCTGTCATGACCACTGACGACAACGCTGCTCCAAACAGCATCCTGGAGAATGAGGACCAGGATGAAGTCAAAGATGATGACCAGTCTGAGACAGAGGA CGTGTATGAGGATGAAGACCTCCGGGAGATCCGAGCATCCATGGAGCGACTCCTGCACGAGGAGAACGACTTAATGAGGAACACAGCACACGATGGGACAGGAGACTTTAATGGAAATCCAAATGGTGAAGACGAAGATCTTTTTAACAGGATGGCAGTGGAGCTTGAGCAGGACAACAATCAGATGGCGGTAGGTGATGATGACAATGATGCTGACGACGTtgctgctgatgatgatgagggcGAGGAAGAAGACGAAGAGGATGAAGATCGCTCAAATGGGAGTCCCGGTGATGAGGAAGCAGGAGAGTTACTCAGCAATGGTGTGGGGGAAGGAAACAATAGCCAGCTGAATGAAGAATGGCATTCAG ATAGCAGTGAGGAGGAGGGAGAGGCTGAGCTTTATGACAGCATCTTCAGTCGTTTGGAGGAGCATCGCTTTAACTTGGAGCAGCAGATGGGCTTTGAAAAGTTCATTGAGGCctacaataaaataaag GCAATACGTGACGACGAAGATGATAATATTGACCTGGGCTCCAGTTTGGCATTTAGCATTTTGGGAACTGAGCACCAGCACCTGTATCCCAATATCCTCCATCTAGTGATGGCAGATGGTGCATACCAAGAAG GCAATGATAAGTGTTTATCGCAGTGGAGCAACTGGCAGCAATGA
- the nek1 gene encoding serine/threonine-protein kinase Nek1 isoform X4 yields the protein MDKYVKVKKIGEGSFGKAALVKSKEDGHQYVIKEISISGMSAKERQESRKEVAVLANMSHPNIVQYKESFEEGGCLYIVMDYCEGGDLFKKINSQRGILFSEEQILDWFVQICLAIKHIHDRKILHRDIKSQNIFLTKDGTVQLGDFGIARVLNSTVELARTCIGTPYYLSPEICENKPYNNKSDIWALGCVLYEMCTLKHAFEAGNMKNLVLKIIRGSYPPVSVHYSQELRSLLAQLFKHNPRERPSVSSILDKPFLSCRIQRFLTPQVIAQEFHHTFIHKHHKMGAHQGSSAKRPAHGSIPSSAAKITKPACKYGVPLTARKVSDVTKKPAERKPAVKHKPAPHRRVSQGEEERRKQQETMKKRKLELTEKEKNQKEQMLLLKAEQVKRYEKEKISRINHAREQGWKNVLISSVGSPERKCYLGGGKRAAGDLEVETYHNALDQMAKQQSVDRGIIREGHGTPTRNVPAAAGPVLPNGRAQAVNAEVVKRQLQRLQHISKQSHISRQRHFAVERAYQVEEFLQRKKEAMLYKVRAEGQLEYLARLKQIRLQNFNERQQIKARLRGEKYDSDGSDSQESSDEAQLRRKKIAALKAQANVRAAVLKEQLEKKRREAHEREKKAWDDHIAAREGKVCMAAGDMASAGGDSATSQSSMPSTGDKTSVLPEPEPSIPVISMTAALKNVGAITPIKETPPATAAVVVIQSEKRQILNRLNLNLKVQSTVDEVEESATSPKEQSSASQQNQPDAENPPPSEDQKKNWDPAEPSALPAGVPTSENFCVMTTTAASVPPEDRPPSGGDRKKWEAVAPFILPITQQTLEETCIPTIEQTVGEVMQMGALPQEAQRKVWGPSPASQVLKVLQEAEVQPLTQLLETVSMCEEAFSSPDKSNQIVAGEAASPSKEVDSSQYRTAIVQSPEGPLESAAPAEASHPENASGMEEHTLPQSLADIQEPADVESMVLEDVPKASHPSTGLHHAWEKEAQEPMPPEGDASQGEAATGNADGPSQGEEPLFTKLRSPAHRRTSALALLSAQSSVDESSSSIASRSRSVSPLRSKQHNALLIGLSTGMFDSNNPKMLRTCSLPDLSRIFSSQRDSVMTTDDNAAPNSILENEDQDEVKDDDQSETEDVYEDEDLREIRASMERLLHEENDLMRNTAHDGTGDFNGNPNGEDEDLFNRMAVELEQDNNQMAVGDDDNDADDVAADDDEGEEEDEEDEDRSNGSPGDEEAGELLSNGVGEGNNSQLNEEWHSDSSEEEGEAELYDSIFSRLEEHRFNLEQQMGFEKFIEAYNKIKAIRDDEDDNIDLGSSLAFSILGTEHQHLYPNILHLVMADGAYQEGNDKCLSQWSNWQQ from the exons ATGGACAAGTATGTCAAGGTGAAGAAAATTGGGGAAGGTTCATTTGGAAAGGCTGCCCTGGTCAAATCCAAAGAGGATGGCCACCAATATGTCATTAAGGAGATCAGCATATCTGGG ATGTCAGCTAAAGAGAGACAAGAATCTCGAAAAGAAGTTGCAGTTCTTGCGAACATGAGCCACCCGAACATTGTCCAGTATAAGGAGTCTTTTGAAG AGGGTGGCTGCCTGTATATTGTGATGGACTACTGTGAGGGTGGAGACCTCTTCAAGAAGATCAACTCTCAGAGAGGAATTCTTTTCTCAGAAGAGCAA ATCCTGGATTGGTTTGTGCAGATCTGCTTGGCAATAAAGCACATCCACGACAGAAAAATACTGCACAGGGACATCAAATCACAG aacatatttttgacaaaagatGGAACTGTGCAACTAGGGGACTTTGGGATTGCAAGGGTGCTTAACAG caccGTAGAACTTGCAAGAACCTGCATTGGGACCCCTTACTACCTTTCACCAGAGATCTGTGAAAATAAACCTTACAACAACAAAAG TGATATTTGGGCTCTGGGCTGTGTCCTGTATGAAATGTGCACCCTTAAACATGCA TTTGAGGCTGGAAATATGAAGAACCTAGTTCTGAAGATCATCCGTGGCTCATATCCTCCCGTGTCCGTTCACTACTCCCAAGAACTGCGCTCCCTTTTGGCACAACTTTTTAAACACAACCCCAGAGAAAGGCCGTCAGTCAGCAGCATACTGGACAAACCTTTCCTTTCTTGCAGGATCCAAAGGTTCCTCACACCACAG GTCATTGCTCAGGAATTTCATCATACTTTTATTCACAAGCACCATAAAATGGGTGCACATCAGGGGTCATCAG CTAAGCGTCCTGCCCATGGTTCCATACCATCTTCCGCAGCCAAGATTACCAAACCAGCATGCAAATATGGAGTGCCTTTAACTGCAAGAAAGGTGTCCGACGTAACCAAAAAACCTGCAGAAAGGAAACCTGCTGTTAAACATAAACCG GCCCCCCACAGAAGAGTGAGTCAAGGGGAAGAAGAGAGGAGAAAACAG CAGGAGACtatgaaaaaaagaaagctgGAGCTGACCGAGAAAGAAAAGAATCAGAAAGAACAG ATGTTGCTGTTGAAAGCAGAACAAGTGAAGCGGTATGAAAAGGAAAAG ATTAGTCGCATAAACCACGCCAGAGAGCAAGGATGGAAAAATGTCTTGATCTCAAGTGTTGGCAGCCCAGAGAGGAAG TGTTATTTAGGTGGTGGAAAAAGGGCGGCGGGTGATCTGGAGGTGGAAACCTACCACAATGCTCTTGACCAAATGGCAAAACAACAGTCAGTCGACAGAGGGATCATCAGGGAGGGACACGGCACTCCCACTCG CAATGTACCAGCTGCTGCTGGCCCAGTGCTGCCCAATGGCCGTGCCCAAGCTGTAAACGCCGAAGTGGTTAAGAGACAACTACAGAGGTTGCAGCACATTTCTAAACAAAGCCATATTAGCAG GCAGCGTCACTTTGCTGTTGAACGAGCCTATCAGGTTGAGGAGTTTCTACAACGTAAAAAAGAAGCCATGCTTTACAAAGTCCGGGCTGAAGGACAGCTG GAATATCTAGCCAGACTCAAGCAAATCCGCTTGCAGAACTTCAACGAGCGGCAGCAGATCAAAGCCAGACTGAGAGGAGAAAAG TATGACAGTGACGGTTCAGACAGCCAGGAGTCGAGTGACGAGGCTCagttgaggaggaagaagataGCGGCTTTGAAA GCTCAAGCTAACGTCCGTGCTGCTGTACTGAAAGAGCAATTAGAGAAGAAGCGGAGAGAGGCGcatgagagagaaaaaaaggcatgGGATGACCAT ATCGCAGCTCGGGAAGGGAAGGTGTGCATGGCAGCAGGAGACATGGCTTCGGCAGGAGGAGATTCTGCAACCTCTCAATCCTCCATGCCCAGCACGGGTGACAAAACTTCAGTCCTACCAGAGCCTGAACCCTCCATTCCTGTTATATCCATGACTGCTGCCCTGAAGAATGTTGGAGCT ATTACTCCGATAAAAGAGACCCCGCCTGCCACAGCGGCTGTTGTAGTCATTCAG AGTGAGAAGAGGCAGATCCTGAACAGACTTAATCTAAATCTAAAAGTCCAGAGCACCGTGGATGAAGTGGAGGAGTCAGCAACCAGCCCTAAAGAGCAGAGTTCAGCTTCCCAACAGAACCAGCCTGATGCAGAGAATCCCCCTCCCAGTGAAGATCAGAAGAAAAACTGGGATCCAGCAGAACCTTCTGCGCTTCCTGCTGGTGTGCCAACTTCGGAGAATTTCTGCGTGATGACAACCA CAGCTGCCTCAGTGCCTCCAGAAGATCGTCCACCTTCTGGCGGAGACCGGAAGAAGTGGGAGGCAGTAGCTCCATTTATCCTCCCTATAACCCAACAAACTCTGGAGGAGACATGCATACCAACTATAG AGCAAACAGTGGGTGAGGTAATGCAGATGGGTGCGCTGCCACAAGAAGCTCAAAGGAAGGTATGGGGACCGAGTCCAGCCTCTCAAGTACTGAAAGTGCTTCAGGAGGCAGAAGTTCAGCCACTCACTCAGCTGTTGGAGACGGTCAGCATGTGCGAAGAGGCCTTCAGTAGCCCTG ATAAGTCCAACCAGATAGTCGCAGGGGAAGCAGCGAGTCCATCTAAAGAGGTTGATAGCTCACAGTACAGGACCGCTATTGTTCAGAGCCCAGAGGGTCCATTGGAAAGTGCTGCTCCCGCAGAGGCCTCACATCCAGAAAATGCAAGTGGGATGGAAGAGCACACGCTGCCACAAAGTCTTGCCGATATCCAAG AGCCAGCAGATGTGGAATCAATGGTTTTGGAAGATGTCCCTAAAGCATCACACCCTTCGACGGGCCTGCATCATGCATGGGAGAAGGAGGCTCAAGAGCCAAT GCCACCAGAGGGCGATGCAAGCCAAGGAGAAGCAGCCACAGGCAACGCGGACG GTCCATCACAGGGCGAGGAACCCCTGTTTACAAAGTTGCGTTCTCCAGCTCACAGACGCACATCTGCTCTTGCCCTCCTCTCGGCTCAGTCTTCAGTGGATGAATCCTCCTCCTCTATAGCGTCTCGCTCACGCTCGGTTTCGCCTCTGCGCTCCAAGCAGCACAATGCTCTCCTCATTGGGCTCTCTACAGGCATGTTTGACTCCAACAACCCCAAG ATGCTGCGGACATGCTCCCTTCCAGACCTCAGTCGAATCTTCAGCTCTCAGCGGGACTCTGTCATGACCACTGACGACAACGCTGCTCCAAACAGCATCCTGGAGAATGAGGACCAGGATGAAGTCAAAGATGATGACCAGTCTGAGACAGAGGA CGTGTATGAGGATGAAGACCTCCGGGAGATCCGAGCATCCATGGAGCGACTCCTGCACGAGGAGAACGACTTAATGAGGAACACAGCACACGATGGGACAGGAGACTTTAATGGAAATCCAAATGGTGAAGACGAAGATCTTTTTAACAGGATGGCAGTGGAGCTTGAGCAGGACAACAATCAGATGGCGGTAGGTGATGATGACAATGATGCTGACGACGTtgctgctgatgatgatgagggcGAGGAAGAAGACGAAGAGGATGAAGATCGCTCAAATGGGAGTCCCGGTGATGAGGAAGCAGGAGAGTTACTCAGCAATGGTGTGGGGGAAGGAAACAATAGCCAGCTGAATGAAGAATGGCATTCAG ATAGCAGTGAGGAGGAGGGAGAGGCTGAGCTTTATGACAGCATCTTCAGTCGTTTGGAGGAGCATCGCTTTAACTTGGAGCAGCAGATGGGCTTTGAAAAGTTCATTGAGGCctacaataaaataaag GCAATACGTGACGACGAAGATGATAATATTGACCTGGGCTCCAGTTTGGCATTTAGCATTTTGGGAACTGAGCACCAGCACCTGTATCCCAATATCCTCCATCTAGTGATGGCAGATGGTGCATACCAAGAAG GCAATGATAAGTGTTTATCGCAGTGGAGCAACTGGCAGCAATGA